The window CAACTACAAATGTTAGCCGCCGAGACTAGATGATAGTTAAATACAATGTGAAACGACATATTAACAATGATCGAGGACACTTCAAATTCTCTAATAACGAAGACCCTTAAAGACGAACGCCCGGTCGTGATAATGTTCTATGCCACCTACTGTCCATTCAGTAGAAGATTCGCCCCAATCTTTGAGCAGTACAGCCGAAACCCAAAATATAGGTTCGCGAAGGCTGACATTACTGACGACAACAACCCGCTCTGGGATAAGTACAATATTCCGGTGGTTCCTACGGTAATCGCCTTCAAGAATGGGGTAGAAGCCGGTCGAAGAAATGCCGTCCCAGGTTTAGGGTTAAAGGAGACAGACCTCATCTCTCTCCTCAAACAGATCTAATGGAAGCCGTCTTCACCGATTAATGGGACGAACATGCATTCAGTCACGCTTCTACTTGTGATCTCACCTGCCTCGCTCTTTGACACACGGAGCAGAACCTGCTCCAATGGATTTCCAACAGGTATCAGGAGCACTCCACCCTTCTTCAGCTGCATCTGCAGATAAACCGGTATATGCGGCGCCGCAGCCGTCACAATAATTCGATCGTATATCTCCTCTCTGCTCTTCTCAGGATAGCCCAGCGTACCATCCCCCGAGACCACTGTGACTGCACTGGAGTAACCTGTCCGCTCAAGATTCTCGGATGCAAACTGAACAAGCTCACCGAGCGATTCGACACTCGTCACATGTCCATTCCTCTCGAGCTCTTTCTTCGCAGATGCAATTATTTCGCTGATGAGAGCAGATGTGTAGCCGCTTCCTGCGCCAACTTCGAGAACATTCATTCCGGGTTTCAAATCCAATTCTTCAAGCATAATCGCGATCATGTGCGGTGCGGAGATGGTTTGGTCGGTTACACCTAGAGGCTGCGGGCTATCTGCGTAAGCAGAGGTCTCACTGCCTTTCCAGACGAACAGCTCGCGTGGCACAATCAGGAAGGCGCGTTTAACTGCTTCAGATTTTATCACGCCTTCGCGCACAAACCTGTTCACCATTGCACGTCGTTTCTTAGCGTAATCTGCTTCGCTCAAGGCTTCTCTCTTCCCATCTCCTCTCTTCTCCGCTCAATCTTGTTGATGATTTGTGGTTTTACTTTTGTGGATTTGACTCGAAAATCTTTCCGGAACGTGCGTCCAACTCCGACGTATTAACCGGCACATAGTAAGTTAAATTAATGGGTTGGAGAACAGTCGGATAAGGCCATAGTTACGTTGAAGGGTTTGCAGATACGTCGGGGCTTAGAGTATAAGTGGATGGCTCTTATCGTAATCAATCTAGCGGCCTTTCTCGTATCCTTCGACACTGGGCTTGTGACACTTATACTTCCTAACATAGCTCGTGATTTTCGATCCGATGTTAACGTCACTATATGGGTTCCACTGGCCAAAGTCATTATGATGACAGCCTTTATG is drawn from Nitrososphaerota archaeon and contains these coding sequences:
- a CDS encoding thioredoxin family protein — translated: MIEDTSNSLITKTLKDERPVVIMFYATYCPFSRRFAPIFEQYSRNPKYRFAKADITDDNNPLWDKYNIPVVPTVIAFKNGVEAGRRNAVPGLGLKETDLISLLKQI
- a CDS encoding protein-L-isoaspartate(D-aspartate) O-methyltransferase produces the protein MSEADYAKKRRAMVNRFVREGVIKSEAVKRAFLIVPRELFVWKGSETSAYADSPQPLGVTDQTISAPHMIAIMLEELDLKPGMNVLEVGAGSGYTSALISEIIASAKKELERNGHVTSVESLGELVQFASENLERTGYSSAVTVVSGDGTLGYPEKSREEIYDRIIVTAAAPHIPVYLQMQLKKGGVLLIPVGNPLEQVLLRVSKSEAGEITSRSVTECMFVPLIGEDGFH